The DNA window CAGACCTATCGACAGAAATAGCAACCACAGCGGTGTTTGTGAATTGAAACATTCTATGACTATAATGGCGAAAGCTATTGCCACGACTAGGACGACAAAGAACCACCAATCTGGAACTTCCTTGTAATTTCTCATTAACCTAGAGTGTGCATCGTCAAACTCACTCAATACATGATAGTCAGATGCCCACATATCTATCCAAGATTTCTTATGCCGCAGAGACAGCAAAGCAAAGAACCAATCCCTGAAGGCTTCATATAATACACGGAACTCATCAATAATGGCGAAGCCAAATACCATTGTATAGAAACACAAGAAAGATCCATAGGAGACCAATACTCCTGCACTATAGTAAGGTGGAGAGTATGTCTGGTACTTTGCCTCGTCGACCTTGTAGTCCACCAGAATCTCactaatattatatttcGTGGCCTTGTTTGTGTAGAGACTTTGTGAGAAGACAGGTAAGTATTGGGACTCCATGTAATTGGAATAGTACAGAGCTATAACCACCAGAGACGCGATGACTGCaccaatatatatatgggaaTATGCGAAGAAAGGTGTAACCAACGGGGTGAAATATGCGATTGCATTAAGATCGAAAGATGGTAATGGGTTGTAGGCTAGACCAGTAGAACCACCAGTTATAGCAGCCAAGTTAAAGTTATTAGGAGCAAGCCAGGTCATCCAATTAAAATTTGCCAGAAATCCAGCAAGTACCGTAGGGATCCAGTTATAAGCAAACAGAACACCAAGACTAATGTAAAAGAAATTCTGTATAGAGAGACCGCCGCTCTTATCTTTGCGGCTAAGCAATGCTTTGTTAACCGCAATTGAAGGAAGACAAGACGGCCAGACAGCTTTTGCAGGGTAAACTACAAATCTCCGCAACACACCAGCAAAACCGAACCCCATAAACTGCAATGATATTGACAATAAAAGCTGGAAAAGATATGACACGTCGTCATTGTAATACTTTTTCATTGTCAGAATGTTAAAACTCGAATAGAAACTTCCAAGAGTGATAGAGTATAACAAAGTAGCGAACATCTGTTCTTTCTCAGACCAAGGTTCAGGCACGTTTATAGCAAACCTACGTCCCCTAACCGTGAATCCCCACAAAGGGACCTTATTAGCCCACAGCTTCCCGATAGGACATATCAACAACTGCACTGCAGCAGTCTCGATACTAATTGGCACCTGTCTATGACGGAAAAACTCGTTAAACCCAGATCCAACAACCGACCAAAAAGTCGCAATAAAATATGCACGGAAAGTCTCAATTGGGATACTTGGATCATCGGTAGGACTTACCATGGAACGCACCTCTGTATAGGGAGAATGGTACCTAATCAAGGCGGCAATCATACGCACCTCTAACTGGTCTACCTCGCCTGAAGGGTAATAACTAGAATCCTCGAAACGCATTATAATCTCGTATTCATCAGCTGGAATATTGGGATCGTCACGATACTCAAGAACAGCCTTTCTGAGTATGTTTACCGCATCATCTACAGATAGGTTGGTAACCTTCGACGCAATAAATGACACCGATGAGGGAATTTCCTCGTGTTCCATATTCTGGTAACCCATTTTCCGCATAACAAAATAGAGCAACTCACCTGAAGCCAAAGCCTCGAAGGACTCCGCCTCCACCACCTCATCACGCAACCCGTAGGTCTTTGAATCCTTCTCACTCAACTGACCGTTGGTCTTTTCCATGCCATATTTTTCTGACATTTCGGGACAGTCTAAAAACGTCAAACAAAATTAACTAATCTCTTCGAACAAAACGCACGCTGCTAAAATATAAAAGGCTCGATAATTATAACTCACAACACGATATACGTTTCTCAATTCTCGTTAACCCCTAGAGCCGGTGGTAGTAAATAATAGTGAATCCTACCACAAACTAGCTCAAATACTGTTTGTTGTCTGTCCTGCCAGCATTATTGGCCACATTCACCGTCATGGAAAGtcacatatatatatcctcACCAACAGATTCCCCCCCCCCCGTCCTCCTTGTAGCAGTATTCAAAGCTTATCTACGATATCATTGTTCCGTAGAATCGGCTCCATTACTTTATGGCcacatattttaatttaCTTTCCCGTCTAACTGGGTAGTCTACCTGCAGTAATCTTCCCgcattctttttaattGTGGGACTTTATCACTAGCGCCCAGTCAGTCCTGCATAGAAAGAACATACATACAAACGGCAAAACTAATTGGACAATCCTGCATAATCCCCCACAGGAATCACGTCTAAACGCACTTACATGCACATATACAACCCGAACGAGCGGATGCTTAGAAGATCGATTTAAACAATACACAGTATGCAATATGCAATAGTAAATTTCAATGTCGATTTCGATTGCAATCGAAATCGACATTGAAGTTGCTACAATTATCGCTGCTGTTGCCAGCCGGCTGCCCTTCGAAGGGCACTGGAGAGAAACAAAGCTGCTCCCACTACAACAAATTACTGATAACAGGAGGCAATATAGCACATTGAATGAAATAAGGAGCAATCTAGTTTGCTTTCGCTTATCTTAAAAAACCTTAACTTTGTCTCACCACGCGCTTACTGTCTCTTCGAGTCTTTCTGAAACAGAGATAGTCCGTTCCCGTCCGCCCACTGGTTCGCTAAGCTGCAGTCTCCGCAAATTGTGTGCCTTGGGCACTGAGATAACAAAGGCGACTCCACATCGACTCGAAGAGCTCTCGGTCTTCGCAGTTACGTCCATACTGCCATGGGAAGGAACGCTTCTCTTTCCGTCCACAGGCCTTTTGAGCGAGCGGCCTGGGAATGTGCGCAGACGCAAGGCAGGATTTGTGTGTGGGTGGATAGTTAATGTCCCGTGACTTGTTGAACCAGTGTTACCTAAGCGAAGGGCATCGGGTGCCAGCGGAGACGTGGGCGAGTGCAAGAGCAGGACAGCGAGGACGAGAAGGGGATGTGGAGTGTGGCCTGACGCTCCAGGGAAGATGACTCTCCCTATGGAGAGCCGTTGGAGAGTGGTTGGAGGCGGGTCGCCCAAGACGTACGAATATGCGATGCGTTGCAGCATCTGGGCAGCATCTGGCTGCCCAGATGCTGCCGAAGGCATCGCCTATATTGAGAGGACACAACACTTAGTGTCATGCGCAAGCAATCGAGCTACGACCATGCATTATAGGCATGTTGGGTTTCCATTGGCCACGTATTTTGGAAGGCATCTGCTCCCACTTGGGGATGCATCCCCATTGATATATGTACTATATATTTGACTAGTTTGTTTGGACGACTGGATTTGCGTTTGGCGAAGCTACTCACCAAGATCACTACGATTTCTATCTGAGAAACCGTAAGATAGCGTTGATAAGTAACGGAGGGTTGCCGATATACaatcattaattaattcatCACCAGGTTCCTCATTCTGGAAAGCAAAGCCAGAAAGTGAAATTGTGAAACacaaaactgaaaaaagGTTCCTCGTTATCACGCAGAAAGGTGGGATTGACAGCAGTAACCGGGAGCTACACAGAGAGTCGCTAAGGTCTTTTTTGTCGTTTACAAAACACAAAAGCAGCTGGCGATAGTCTTTgtactaataataatagtaacaCTAATAACATATCTTTTAAGATAAGAGTCACTACGGCGTGGGTAAAAAAAAGGCAGCATGtccatttttgatgatgcagcagcagtaagACGGGGGCAAGAGGAAGGTAATGGCGACTTGGAAAACCAGCGACAGCAAAGATCTCGAGCCTTGCCACCCACTACAGCCGCTTCTACGATTACTCCCAACGCTTACAGTACCGGTCTTCTAAATGACTATGATGATGACCAGGctaaagttgaaaaagttcGGACTTCCGGTGCACATGATGAGTACATTTATCTCGGgcaacaaaaattcttgAAGTCCGATTTGTACGAGGCATTCGGGGCTCCGCTAAATGCAGGTTTAGCACCTGTTGCCACTCGTCAATTTGCCAATCCTTCGCCATTGGGTCTTTCTGCCTTCGCCTTGACAACATTTGTATTGTCTTTGTACAATTGTAATGCAGCGGGTGTGGAGTTGCCCGGTGTGGTCGTCGGGCTGGCCTTCTTCTACGGAGGATTGATTCAACTATTGGCTGGTATGTGGGAAATGGTGGTGGGCAACACCTTCGGTGCGGTCGCCCTTTCTTCATACGGAGGCTTCTGGCTATCGTATGCTGCAATTAATTTGCCATGGTTTGGGATCATAAGTTCCTATATCCCAACCTCCGGGGGTAGCGATGTCGCTGACTATGATCAGTTCCGTAACGCGCTGGGCATCTACTTGTTGGCTTGGGCCATTTTCACTTTTATGCTTACAATCTGCACCATGAAGTCTTCCCTAAGCTTTTTTGCactatttcttttgttagGAGTTACCTTTGTGCTCCTCGCGGCATCAGAGTTTAAGTGGAGCGCTGGTCTCCGCCATGCTGGCGGTGTGGTAGGGGTCATTGTTGCGATCATTGCATGGTACAATGCACTTGCAGGATTGGCTACCAAGGAAAACTCCTACGTCCGTTTTAGTACGGTGTCGCTACCTGGTGTTGGGAAGAGCTGGTCCTGGAGGTGAAGACGGGGCATTCTGGGTCACGTGACATAGTCATGTGAC is part of the Eremothecium cymbalariae DBVPG#7215 chromosome 2, complete sequence genome and encodes:
- the OPT2 gene encoding Opt2p (similar to Ashbya gossypii ADL399C /ACL205C /AGL027W); this translates as MSEKYGMEKTNGQLSEKDSKTYGLRDEVVEAESFEALASGELLYFVMRKMGYQNMEHEEIPSSVSFIASKVTNLSVDDAVNILRKAVLEYRDDPNIPADEYEIIMRFEDSSYYPSGEVDQLEVRMIAALIRYHSPYTEVRSMVSPTDDPSIPIETFRAYFIATFWSVVGSGFNEFFRHRQVPISIETAAVQLLICPIGKLWANKVPLWGFTVRGRRFAINVPEPWSEKEQMFATLLYSITLGSFYSSFNILTMKKYYNDDVSYLFQLLLSISLQFMGFGFAGVLRRFVVYPAKAVWPSCLPSIAVNKALLSRKDKSGGLSIQNFFYISLGVLFAYNWIPTVLAGFLANFNWMTWLAPNNFNLAAITGGSTGLAYNPLPSFDLNAIAYFTPLVTPFFAYSHIYIGAVIASLVVIALYYSNYMESQYLPVFSQSLYTNKATKYNISEILVDYKVDEAKYQTYSPPYYSAGVLVSYGSFLCFYTMVFGFAIIDEFRVLYEAFRDWFFALLSLRHKKSWIDMWASDYHVLSEFDDAHSRLMRNYKEVPDWWFFVVLVVAIAFAIIVIECFNSQTPLWLLFLSIGLNFIFLIPLTTLHARTTFTAGLNLLVEMIVGYILPGNPYALMLIKAFGYNIDGQADNYISNMKVAHYCKISPVALFRGQLVMVFIQIFVNLFVVNWQFSNISGFCDEHQPAKFSCPDIRTYYNASVMWGAMGPQKIFTKVYPQLKWCWAIGAVIGVGCALWKKYGKFYPRSFNPILIIIGMLSFSPPYNMVYFTPGFIVNFISQFYMKRYRLRIWEKYNYVLEGALKCGLVFSSLVIFAAIQYNDYQLNWWGNSVPETSVYERTYISKLNVSLTEKGYFGPDPGNFP
- a CDS encoding uncharacterized protein (no homolog in Ashbya gossypii); this translates as MPSAASGQPDAAQMLQRIAYSYVLGDPPPTTLQRLSIGRVIFPGASGHTPHPLLVLAVLLLHSPTSPLAPDALRLGNTGSTSHGTLTIHPHTNPALRLRTFPGRSLKRPVDGKRSVPSHGSMDVTAKTESSSSRCGVAFVISVPKAHNLRRLQLSEPVGGRERTISVSERLEETVSAW
- a CDS encoding acetate uptake transporter family protein (similar to Ashbya gossypii AER192W) — translated: MSIFDDAAAVRRGQEEGNGDLENQRQQRSRALPPTTAASTITPNAYSTGLLNDYDDDQAKVEKVRTSGAHDEYIYLGQQKFLKSDLYEAFGAPLNAGLAPVATRQFANPSPLGLSAFALTTFVLSLYNCNAAGVELPGVVVGLAFFYGGLIQLLAGMWEMVVGNTFGAVALSSYGGFWLSYAAINLPWFGIISSYIPTSGGSDVADYDQFRNALGIYLLAWAIFTFMLTICTMKSSLSFFALFLLLGVTFVLLAASEFKWSAGLRHAGGVVGVIVAIIAWYNALAGLATKENSYVRFSTVSLPGVGKSWSWR